From a region of the Georgenia yuyongxinii genome:
- a CDS encoding multidrug effflux MFS transporter yields the protein MSAQRRRIGAWFVVLLAAVTALTPLTINLYLPAFPLIADELGVSHGQVQITMTATLVGVAVGQLFLGSVSDAVGRRAPLVVALGAYAVVSLVIAAAGNVALLTLLRFVQGFLGAAGMVVAMAAVRDMYEGVRVGKALSRLMLVVGVAPVIAPALGSQLLLVGSWRLLFVVLAGLAVVLLVLVLLTLPETLQPTLRRRGGTRGAARSYVSLLRDPAFVGLVAVGGLAMAGQYIYISASTFVFQEAYGLTAQQFALVFGFGAIMVTAGTQVSGALLGRVRAVRIVGGALVVAMCGAAAIAVVALTVGVGPGRLWPLLAALMPTVGAVGVLLPAVPAIALARQAHDAGSASAILGAAQFGMAAVGAPLSGVLGTSVTTMAAGMFVANALAACVLLTIARRLPGM from the coding sequence GTGAGTGCGCAACGCCGGCGGATCGGAGCCTGGTTCGTCGTGCTCCTCGCGGCGGTCACCGCCCTCACCCCGCTGACCATCAACCTCTACCTGCCGGCCTTCCCGCTCATCGCGGACGAGCTGGGGGTCAGCCATGGGCAGGTCCAGATCACGATGACCGCCACCCTGGTGGGCGTCGCCGTCGGGCAGCTGTTTCTCGGTTCGGTCTCCGATGCCGTCGGCCGGCGGGCGCCGCTCGTGGTGGCGTTGGGTGCCTATGCCGTGGTCAGTCTGGTCATCGCCGCCGCCGGGAACGTCGCCCTGCTGACCCTGCTGCGGTTCGTTCAGGGGTTCCTCGGGGCCGCGGGCATGGTGGTCGCGATGGCGGCCGTGCGGGACATGTACGAGGGCGTGCGGGTCGGCAAGGCGCTCTCGCGGCTGATGCTCGTGGTCGGCGTGGCCCCGGTGATCGCGCCGGCGCTCGGCTCGCAGCTGCTGCTGGTGGGCTCGTGGCGCCTGCTGTTCGTTGTCCTGGCGGGGCTCGCCGTCGTCCTGCTGGTCCTGGTCCTCCTCACGCTGCCCGAGACCCTGCAGCCGACTCTGCGCCGGCGTGGTGGCACCCGGGGCGCCGCCCGCAGCTACGTGAGCCTGCTGCGAGACCCGGCGTTCGTCGGGCTCGTGGCCGTGGGTGGTCTGGCCATGGCCGGGCAGTACATCTACATCTCGGCCTCGACGTTCGTCTTCCAGGAGGCGTACGGCCTCACTGCTCAGCAGTTCGCGCTGGTGTTCGGCTTCGGCGCGATCATGGTGACCGCCGGCACGCAGGTGTCCGGTGCGCTGCTCGGCCGGGTCCGGGCGGTGCGGATCGTCGGCGGGGCACTGGTGGTGGCGATGTGTGGGGCAGCCGCGATCGCCGTCGTCGCCCTCACCGTCGGGGTCGGGCCGGGCCGCCTGTGGCCGCTGCTCGCCGCGCTGATGCCGACCGTCGGCGCCGTCGGCGTGCTCCTGCCCGCCGTCCCGGCCATCGCCCTGGCCCGGCAGGCGCACGACGCAGGCAGTGCCTCCGCCATCCTGGGTGCCGCCCAGTTCGGCATGGCGGCGGTGGGCGCGCCGCTCAGCGGGGTGCTCGGGACGTCGGTGACCACGATGGCCGCCGGCATGTTCGTCGCCAACGCGCTCGCGGCCTGCGTGCTGCTCACGATCGCGCGCCGCCTGCCCGGCATGTAG
- a CDS encoding alpha/beta hydrolase, whose amino-acid sequence MSTPPTIDADAVLWSAPAEERAGRPLLVLMHGYGSNEKDLFGLAEYLPERYLVASLRAPGTNDYGYEWFSLGGELAGPRGHQQTEATDRLREEGANRAAEAVRAWLDGLEGYSSVGLGGFSQGGAIAVQVLRQDPERVAFAVNISGFVAPGELDGDAVLAERRPPVLWARGDADQVIAPFLIERTAAWLPEHSALTARVYPGLGHGISAQTLTDLVAFLDAQG is encoded by the coding sequence ATGAGCACGCCCCCCACCATCGACGCCGACGCCGTCCTGTGGTCCGCCCCCGCGGAGGAGCGGGCCGGCCGGCCGCTGCTGGTGCTCATGCACGGCTACGGCTCGAACGAGAAGGACCTCTTCGGGCTCGCCGAGTACCTGCCCGAGCGGTACCTGGTCGCCTCGCTGCGGGCGCCGGGCACCAACGACTACGGCTACGAGTGGTTCTCGCTCGGCGGCGAGCTCGCGGGGCCGCGCGGCCATCAGCAGACCGAGGCCACCGACCGGCTGCGCGAGGAGGGCGCCAACCGTGCCGCCGAGGCGGTCCGAGCCTGGCTGGACGGCTTGGAGGGCTATTCGAGCGTCGGGCTCGGCGGGTTCTCCCAGGGTGGCGCGATCGCCGTGCAGGTGCTGCGCCAGGACCCTGAGCGCGTCGCCTTCGCCGTCAACATCTCCGGCTTCGTGGCACCCGGTGAGCTCGACGGCGACGCCGTCCTCGCCGAGCGTCGCCCGCCCGTGCTGTGGGCCCGCGGCGACGCCGACCAGGTGATCGCGCCGTTCCTGATCGAGCGCACGGCAGCCTGGCTGCCCGAGCACAGCGCGCTGACCGCACGGGTCTACCCGGGCCTCGGCCACGGGATCTCCGCACAGACGCTCACGGACCTGGTCGCCTTTCTCGACGCCCAGGGCTGA
- a CDS encoding ASCH domain-containing protein — protein MDSTPPEDEAVELFWAEARKVVGTTRLEGVVGQDPLAALTPPAWSFGQDAEEADELLALVVAGVKTATASALWEWEEEDEPLPQGGDLSIVCDGAGEPRLLVRTASVQVVPFDQVPTAHALAEGEGDKSLAHWREVHERYFREVLAPYEREFAPDMPVVLETFTVLHPKPRRRG, from the coding sequence ATGGACTCCACCCCTCCCGAGGACGAGGCCGTCGAGCTGTTCTGGGCCGAGGCGCGCAAGGTCGTGGGCACCACCCGGCTGGAGGGCGTGGTGGGGCAGGACCCCCTCGCCGCGCTGACGCCGCCGGCCTGGTCGTTCGGCCAGGACGCCGAGGAGGCGGACGAGCTGCTCGCGCTGGTCGTCGCCGGCGTCAAGACGGCGACGGCGAGCGCCCTGTGGGAGTGGGAGGAGGAGGACGAGCCGCTCCCTCAGGGTGGCGACCTGTCCATCGTCTGCGACGGCGCCGGTGAGCCGCGCCTGCTGGTGCGGACCGCGTCGGTGCAGGTGGTGCCGTTCGACCAGGTGCCGACGGCGCACGCCCTCGCCGAGGGGGAGGGTGACAAGTCGCTGGCGCACTGGCGTGAGGTCCACGAGCGGTACTTCCGCGAGGTCCTCGCGCCCTACGAGCGCGAGTTCGCCCCGGACATGCCGGTGGTGCTGGAGACGTTCACCGTGCTGCACCCCAAGCCACGCCGGCGCGGCTGA
- a CDS encoding endonuclease/exonuclease/phosphatase family protein, protein MRVVVGWLLTLLLGAAAVLTLNPEWLARLNPGWAGLTTIYPVSQAIALRPLLAGVFAVLALVILAVGVFRRTRMRRGIKTLTLGVVVLAVAVGHAWVVWDRGLDNPGRLTADDGVRPADAGTGAITVLTYNTLDGRTTAEDVADLAAQNGADVIALPETPQATADEIAALMLAEGAPFQVFVDVKGEPGIGSTALLVASTLGEYVQTPGPQTSLGAVRAEPASGVGPRLVAVHVSPPISRLTAQWRADLEAVTALCRGRDAAGLVVAGDFNATLDHRPLQDLGGCADAALAGGVGGVSTWPERTPAWLGSTIDHVLADPARYRVTEAAVVQRGESDHRGVVARLLPGE, encoded by the coding sequence GTGCGCGTCGTCGTCGGCTGGCTTCTCACCCTGCTGCTGGGCGCCGCCGCGGTGCTCACGCTCAACCCGGAGTGGCTGGCGCGGCTCAACCCCGGCTGGGCCGGTCTGACCACCATCTATCCCGTCTCGCAGGCCATCGCGCTGCGGCCGCTGCTGGCGGGGGTCTTCGCGGTGCTCGCGCTGGTGATCCTCGCCGTCGGCGTGTTCCGCCGGACCCGCATGCGCCGCGGCATCAAGACCCTCACCCTCGGGGTCGTCGTCCTCGCGGTGGCCGTCGGTCACGCCTGGGTCGTCTGGGACCGTGGCCTGGACAACCCCGGCCGCCTCACCGCCGACGACGGCGTGCGCCCCGCGGATGCCGGCACCGGCGCGATCACCGTGCTGACCTACAACACCCTCGACGGGCGCACGACGGCGGAGGACGTCGCCGACCTGGCCGCGCAGAACGGCGCCGACGTCATCGCGCTGCCCGAGACCCCCCAGGCGACCGCGGACGAGATCGCGGCGCTGATGCTGGCCGAGGGTGCGCCGTTCCAGGTCTTCGTCGACGTCAAGGGTGAGCCCGGGATCGGGTCCACCGCCCTGCTGGTCGCCTCGACCCTGGGCGAGTACGTCCAGACGCCGGGCCCCCAGACCTCCCTGGGCGCCGTGCGCGCGGAACCGGCCAGCGGTGTGGGCCCGCGGCTGGTGGCCGTGCACGTCTCCCCGCCGATCAGCCGGCTGACCGCCCAGTGGCGGGCGGACCTGGAGGCGGTCACCGCGCTGTGCCGGGGCCGGGACGCCGCCGGGCTGGTCGTGGCCGGCGACTTCAACGCCACCCTCGACCACCGTCCCCTCCAGGACCTGGGTGGGTGCGCCGACGCCGCGCTCGCCGGGGGGGTCGGTGGCGTCAGCACCTGGCCCGAGCGCACCCCCGCCTGGCTGGGCTCCACCATCGACCACGTGCTCGCCGACCCTGCCCGGTACCGGGTCACCGAGGCCGCCGTCGTCCAGCGCGGCGAGAGCGACCATCGCGGCGTCGTCGCCCGGCTGCTGCCGGGCGAGTAA
- a CDS encoding GNAT family N-acetyltransferase yields MSTFRIAELAVPADPTATPSWAAQGWHDVGVEHMRDALGHDDFIDPAASLVASHADQRHEVSVVLLALVPTAAAGLPLMPATTTDREADAPGRATDVLGYCRLSMPVKDNTHLVHVDLAVRPGLRRQGIGTALWRAAESRARAAGRTVVSGWTTRVAEADAGDPDALVPPTGVGRLRAADTPARFLRGRGFTLVQTTRHSMLALPLPDGAAVAWRAEAVSSRPSRRS; encoded by the coding sequence GTGAGCACGTTCCGCATCGCCGAGCTGGCGGTCCCCGCCGACCCGACCGCCACCCCCTCGTGGGCGGCGCAGGGCTGGCACGACGTCGGCGTCGAGCACATGCGCGACGCCCTCGGCCACGACGACTTCATCGACCCGGCAGCCAGCCTGGTGGCCTCCCACGCCGACCAGCGCCATGAGGTCTCCGTCGTGCTGCTCGCGCTCGTCCCGACCGCGGCCGCCGGCCTGCCGCTGATGCCGGCGACCACCACAGACCGGGAGGCCGACGCACCGGGCCGGGCAACGGACGTCCTCGGCTACTGCCGGCTCTCCATGCCCGTCAAGGACAACACCCACCTCGTCCACGTCGACCTGGCGGTCCGGCCCGGTCTCCGCCGGCAGGGCATCGGCACCGCGCTGTGGCGTGCGGCCGAGTCCCGGGCCCGCGCCGCCGGCCGCACGGTGGTCAGCGGCTGGACGACCCGCGTGGCGGAGGCCGACGCGGGCGACCCCGACGCCCTGGTGCCGCCCACCGGCGTGGGGCGTCTGCGCGCGGCCGACACCCCCGCGCGGTTCCTGCGCGGCCGAGGCTTCACGCTCGTCCAGACCACCCGGCACTCCATGCTCGCCCTGCCGCTTCCCGACGGCGCTGCCGTCGCCTGGCGCGCCGAGGCCGTCAGCTCGCGGCCTTCACGCAGATCATGA
- a CDS encoding alpha/beta hydrolase family protein, translating to MAEVTITTPRGIRLAGTFEPGPGTRGVLFAHGFLSDRHSSLRFDILASAYRTAGFATLQVDFSGCGASDDDVVTVAGEVEDLRSASAWLTEQGYPVQAVHAHSFGALVAMHAQPADVVAMVLTGALTGPMNYPWDQIFSPAQLDEIEEHGVMRVPDDNAGTAREFSVISRETLADYSLIDQDEVLGRLRVPTLFVYGGAEEDAELTELTREGLPRVPATTRLEVVDGARHGVRDRIDAVVELALAWFAEHVPDERAG from the coding sequence ATGGCCGAGGTCACGATCACCACGCCGCGCGGCATCCGGCTGGCCGGGACCTTCGAGCCCGGCCCCGGCACGCGCGGGGTGCTCTTCGCGCACGGCTTCCTCTCCGACCGGCACTCCTCGCTGCGCTTCGACATCCTCGCCTCGGCGTACCGCACCGCAGGGTTCGCCACGCTCCAGGTGGACTTCTCCGGCTGCGGCGCCAGCGACGACGACGTCGTGACCGTCGCCGGGGAGGTGGAGGACCTACGCTCGGCATCGGCGTGGCTGACGGAGCAGGGCTACCCCGTCCAGGCGGTGCACGCCCACTCCTTCGGCGCCCTGGTGGCGATGCACGCCCAGCCGGCCGACGTCGTCGCCATGGTGCTGACGGGAGCGCTGACCGGCCCGATGAACTATCCGTGGGACCAGATCTTCTCCCCCGCCCAGCTCGACGAGATCGAGGAGCACGGGGTCATGCGGGTGCCGGACGACAACGCCGGCACCGCACGCGAGTTCTCGGTGATCTCGCGCGAGACGCTTGCCGACTACTCCCTCATCGACCAGGACGAGGTCCTCGGCAGGCTGCGGGTGCCCACGCTGTTCGTCTACGGCGGCGCGGAGGAGGACGCCGAGCTCACCGAGCTGACCCGGGAGGGGCTGCCCCGCGTGCCGGCAACCACACGCCTGGAGGTGGTCGACGGCGCCCGGCACGGCGTGCGGGACCGGATCGACGCCGTCGTCGAGCTGGCGCTGGCGTGGTTCGCCGAGCACGTGCCCGACGAGCGAGCCGGCTGA
- a CDS encoding ABC transporter permease, producing the protein MIATADRVLRQLRHDPRTIAMIVVVPCVLLTLLWWIYDGGPTFQRIGPALLALFPVIIMFLITSITTLRERRSGTLERLLTMPLGKVAFLLGYALAFGIVAVVQAVLACLLMLGPLGLSVAGPWPALVLVAVLDSLLAVALGLFVSAFASSEFQAVQFMPAIVLPQFLLCGLLVPRDQLPRALEYVSNVLPLSYAVDAMNEVSRQASPDLLVPVAVLVGFIVAVVLLGAATLRRRTP; encoded by the coding sequence ATGATCGCCACCGCCGACCGCGTGCTGCGCCAGCTGCGCCACGACCCGCGCACCATCGCCATGATCGTGGTGGTCCCCTGCGTGCTGCTGACGCTGCTGTGGTGGATCTACGACGGTGGCCCGACCTTCCAGCGGATCGGCCCGGCCCTTCTCGCGCTCTTCCCCGTGATCATCATGTTCCTGATCACCTCCATCACCACCTTGCGGGAGCGCCGCTCGGGCACCCTCGAGCGGCTGCTGACGATGCCGCTGGGCAAGGTGGCGTTCCTGCTCGGCTACGCGCTGGCGTTCGGGATCGTCGCCGTCGTCCAGGCGGTCCTCGCGTGCCTGCTCATGCTCGGCCCGCTGGGTCTCTCGGTCGCCGGCCCCTGGCCGGCGCTGGTGCTGGTGGCGGTGCTCGACTCGCTGCTCGCCGTGGCGCTCGGCCTGTTCGTGAGCGCCTTCGCCAGCTCGGAGTTCCAGGCCGTGCAGTTCATGCCGGCGATCGTGCTGCCGCAGTTCCTGCTGTGCGGGCTGCTGGTGCCGCGCGATCAGCTGCCGCGAGCGCTGGAGTACGTCTCCAACGTGCTGCCGCTGTCCTACGCGGTCGACGCCATGAACGAGGTCTCCCGCCAGGCCAGTCCGGACCTGCTGGTGCCGGTGGCGGTGCTCGTCGGGTTCATCGTCGCCGTGGTGCTGCTCGGCGCGGCGACGTTACGGCGACGGACCCCGTAG
- a CDS encoding ABC transporter ATP-binding protein, producing the protein MVNSAVEVRDLRVVRGSTTALEGASLSITAGVVSGLLGPSGSGKTTLMRAILGVQRVAGGTVTVLGRPAGSRELRRRIGYVTQAPSVYSDLTVEENLRYFARVLGLPGERAAARANGRREGEAGAGPRGVADVLEITGLGRQRKQLVGTLSGGQLSRVSLAAALLGTPELLVLDEPTVGLDPVLRESLWGTFRELAATGTTLLVSSHVMDEAARCDELVLLREGHVLTRTTLPELLRRTGQDNPERAFLHLIAGGGAAPTTPPPGHALKPTTGPATGRAAATAAVGTAADRPGGPPRHRGDGAPR; encoded by the coding sequence ATGGTGAATTCTGCCGTGGAGGTGCGGGACCTGCGCGTGGTCCGGGGCAGCACGACGGCGCTCGAGGGCGCCAGCCTGAGCATCACCGCCGGCGTGGTCAGCGGGCTCCTGGGCCCGTCCGGCTCCGGCAAGACCACTCTCATGCGCGCGATCCTCGGCGTCCAGCGGGTCGCGGGCGGCACCGTCACCGTGCTGGGCCGGCCCGCGGGCAGCCGGGAGCTGCGCCGGCGCATCGGCTACGTCACCCAGGCCCCCAGCGTCTACTCGGACCTGACCGTCGAGGAGAACCTTCGGTATTTCGCCCGCGTCCTCGGCCTGCCCGGCGAACGCGCGGCCGCACGCGCGAACGGCAGGCGCGAGGGCGAGGCCGGCGCGGGCCCACGGGGCGTGGCGGACGTCCTCGAGATCACCGGGCTCGGCCGGCAGCGCAAGCAGCTGGTGGGCACCCTCTCCGGCGGCCAGCTCTCCCGGGTCTCGCTGGCTGCGGCCCTGCTCGGCACGCCCGAGCTGCTCGTGCTCGACGAGCCCACCGTCGGCCTCGACCCGGTGCTGCGGGAGTCCCTCTGGGGCACGTTCCGCGAGCTCGCCGCGACCGGCACCACCCTGCTCGTCTCCTCGCACGTGATGGACGAGGCGGCGCGCTGCGACGAGCTCGTGCTGCTGCGCGAGGGCCACGTGCTGACCCGCACGACACTGCCGGAGCTGCTGCGCCGCACCGGGCAGGACAACCCCGAGCGGGCGTTCCTGCACCTCATCGCGGGCGGCGGCGCGGCCCCCACCACACCCCCGCCCGGGCATGCCCTTAAGCCCACGACCGGGCCCGCGACCGGGCGTGCCGCCGCGACCGCAGCAGTCGGCACCGCGGCGGACCGGCCGGGCGGACCACCCCGGCACCGGGGCGACGGGGCGCCCCGATGA
- a CDS encoding TetR/AcrR family transcriptional regulator: MPTPATRGPGRRPGGPDTRGEILAAARAEFAEQSYAGTTIRAIAARAGVDPALVHHYFGTKRYLFTACLDIPLDPGEVIARLASAPASGRGAVMVRLFLEVWSDAAWRAPFVALIRSATTEPEAAAVLRQFLEEVMPPAVRPMLDGDGVDLRLQLAISQLIGIAMVRHVVGASPLAQASVDELVNRVGPVVQHYLDGS, translated from the coding sequence ATGCCCACGCCCGCTACCCGCGGGCCCGGCCGCCGACCGGGCGGCCCGGACACGCGCGGGGAGATCCTCGCCGCGGCACGCGCGGAGTTCGCCGAGCAGTCCTACGCCGGCACCACGATCCGCGCGATTGCCGCCCGTGCGGGTGTGGACCCCGCGCTGGTGCACCACTACTTCGGCACCAAGCGCTACCTGTTCACCGCGTGCCTGGACATCCCGCTCGATCCAGGCGAGGTGATCGCCCGGCTCGCGTCTGCCCCGGCGTCCGGGCGCGGTGCGGTCATGGTGCGCCTCTTCCTCGAGGTGTGGTCGGACGCCGCGTGGCGGGCGCCGTTCGTCGCACTGATCCGCTCGGCCACGACCGAGCCGGAGGCGGCGGCCGTGCTGCGCCAGTTCCTCGAGGAGGTGATGCCGCCGGCCGTGCGGCCCATGCTCGACGGCGACGGCGTGGACCTGCGCCTGCAGCTCGCCATCTCCCAGCTCATCGGGATCGCGATGGTGCGCCATGTGGTGGGCGCCTCGCCGCTGGCGCAGGCGTCGGTCGACGAGCTGGTCAACAGGGTGGGCCCGGTCGTGCAGCACTACCTCGACGGCAGCTGA
- a CDS encoding PLDc N-terminal domain-containing protein → MTRTKKTWGDFSAGQQAAIIAVGAVELALAVTAWTDLARRPAEAVSGSKLKWAAIIAVNLVGPLTYFRWGRRANG, encoded by the coding sequence ATGACACGGACGAAGAAGACCTGGGGCGACTTCAGCGCGGGCCAGCAGGCGGCGATCATCGCCGTCGGCGCGGTAGAGCTCGCGCTGGCGGTGACGGCCTGGACGGACCTGGCCCGCCGGCCGGCCGAGGCGGTCAGCGGCAGCAAGCTGAAGTGGGCGGCCATCATCGCCGTCAACCTCGTAGGCCCGCTGACGTACTTCCGCTGGGGGCGCCGGGCCAACGGCTGA